One genomic window of Thermus caldifontis includes the following:
- a CDS encoding long-chain fatty acid--CoA ligase, with translation MFPSTMMEEELNLWDFLERAAELFPRKEVVSRLHTGEVHRTSYASLLVRAKRLMGGLRNLGVQVGDRVATLGFNHFRHLEAYFAVPGMGAVLHTANPRLSPKEIAYILNHAEDKVLLFDPQLLPLVEALRPELSAVQHFVVMDKKAPEGYLAYEEVLGEEVDPVRVPERAACGMAYTTGTTGLPKGVVYSHRALVLHSLAASLEDGTALSEKDAVLPVVPMFHVNAWCLPYAATLVGAKQVLPGPKLDPASLVELFDGEGVTFTAGVPTVWLALADYLEITGHRLKTLRRLVVGGSAAPRSLVERFERMGIEVRQGYGLTETSPVVVQNFIKSHLESLPWEERIRLKAKTGLPIPLVRLRVADEEGRPVPKDGRTMGEVQLKGPWITRGYYQNEEASRQILTTDGWFRSGDIAVWDEEGYLEIKDRLKDLIKSGGEWISSVDLENALMGHPKVKEAAVVAIPHPRWQERPLAVVVPRGEKPREEELREHLLNAGFAKWQLPDAFVFVEEIPRTSAGKFLKRALREKYKDLFHDSAQG, from the coding sequence ATGTTCCCGAGCACCATGATGGAGGAGGAGCTAAACCTGTGGGACTTCCTGGAACGGGCGGCAGAGCTTTTTCCCAGGAAGGAAGTGGTATCCCGGCTCCACACCGGGGAGGTCCACCGCACCTCCTACGCTTCCCTCTTGGTCCGGGCCAAAAGGCTCATGGGAGGCCTTAGGAACCTGGGGGTGCAGGTGGGGGACCGGGTAGCCACCTTGGGCTTTAACCATTTCCGCCACCTGGAGGCCTATTTTGCCGTGCCCGGGATGGGAGCGGTCCTTCACACGGCAAACCCCCGCCTCTCCCCCAAGGAGATCGCCTACATCTTGAACCATGCTGAGGACAAGGTCCTCCTCTTTGATCCCCAGCTTCTCCCCCTGGTGGAGGCCCTGCGCCCGGAGCTCTCCGCTGTGCAACACTTCGTGGTGATGGACAAAAAGGCCCCGGAGGGCTACCTGGCCTACGAGGAGGTGTTGGGCGAGGAGGTGGATCCCGTGCGGGTACCCGAGCGGGCCGCCTGCGGTATGGCCTACACCACGGGCACCACCGGCCTTCCCAAGGGTGTGGTCTACAGCCACCGGGCCTTGGTGCTTCACAGCCTGGCGGCGAGCCTCGAGGACGGCACTGCCCTCTCGGAAAAGGACGCGGTGCTCCCCGTGGTGCCCATGTTCCACGTAAACGCCTGGTGCCTCCCCTACGCCGCCACCCTGGTGGGGGCCAAACAGGTCCTGCCGGGCCCGAAGCTGGACCCCGCCTCCTTGGTGGAGCTCTTTGATGGGGAGGGGGTGACCTTCACCGCTGGGGTGCCCACGGTGTGGCTGGCCTTGGCCGATTATCTGGAGATCACCGGCCACCGCCTCAAGACCCTGAGGCGCCTGGTGGTGGGGGGAAGCGCCGCCCCGAGAAGCCTGGTGGAGCGCTTTGAGCGCATGGGTATAGAGGTACGGCAGGGCTACGGCCTCACGGAAACCTCCCCGGTGGTGGTGCAGAACTTCATAAAAAGCCACCTGGAAAGCCTCCCCTGGGAGGAGAGGATCCGCCTGAAGGCCAAAACCGGCCTCCCCATCCCCCTGGTCCGCCTTCGGGTTGCCGACGAGGAAGGCCGCCCGGTACCCAAAGACGGCAGAACTATGGGGGAGGTCCAGCTCAAGGGGCCCTGGATCACCAGGGGGTACTACCAAAACGAGGAGGCTAGCCGCCAGATCCTCACCACGGACGGATGGTTTCGCAGCGGGGACATCGCTGTGTGGGACGAGGAGGGTTATCTGGAGATCAAGGACCGGCTCAAGGACCTTATCAAGTCGGGCGGGGAGTGGATCTCCAGCGTGGACCTGGAAAACGCCCTCATGGGGCACCCCAAGGTGAAGGAGGCAGCGGTGGTAGCCATTCCCCATCCCAGGTGGCAGGAAAGGCCCTTGGCCGTGGTGGTGCCCAGGGGGGAGAAACCCAGGGAGGAGGAACTTCGGGAGCATCTCTTAAACGCTGGGTTTGCCAAATGGCAGCTCCCCGACGCCTTCGTCTTCGTGGAGGAAATCCCCCGCACCAGTGCAGGGAAGTTCCTAAAGCGTGCCCTTAGGGAAAAGTATAAGGACCTGTTCCACGATTCCGCACAAGGATAA
- a CDS encoding SDR family oxidoreductase: MFPEQFRLDDKVALVTGGSRGLGLEAALALKEAGAKVAVLARRASFFEEAKKHLGEALYLEGDVRDEGRLLDVADQVERELGPLTILVNAAGISWGAPSWEMPVEKVREVLEVNLVGAFLASRAAAQRMRERGYGKIIHIASVAGLKGEYPEVLDAVGYSASKGGLIALTRDLAVKWGRFGIRVNALAPGFFPTRMTEKVLPKAEAFLKATLPLGRPGKPRELGGAVLFLASPASDYITGVVLPVDGGATAL; this comes from the coding sequence ATGTTTCCGGAGCAGTTCCGCTTGGACGACAAAGTAGCGCTTGTGACGGGGGGATCCCGGGGGCTGGGCCTCGAGGCGGCCCTAGCCCTCAAGGAAGCCGGGGCCAAGGTGGCGGTTCTGGCCCGGAGGGCCAGCTTCTTTGAGGAGGCCAAAAAGCACCTGGGGGAAGCCCTTTACCTGGAAGGGGACGTGCGGGACGAAGGGCGGCTTCTCGATGTGGCGGACCAGGTGGAGCGGGAACTGGGGCCTCTCACCATCCTAGTGAACGCTGCGGGGATCTCCTGGGGGGCCCCCTCCTGGGAGATGCCTGTGGAAAAGGTGCGGGAGGTCCTCGAGGTCAACCTGGTGGGGGCCTTCCTGGCCAGCCGCGCCGCCGCCCAGCGCATGCGCGAAAGGGGCTATGGCAAGATCATCCACATCGCCTCCGTGGCGGGGCTCAAAGGGGAGTACCCTGAGGTTCTGGACGCCGTGGGCTACTCCGCCTCCAAGGGTGGGCTCATCGCCCTCACCCGGGACCTGGCAGTGAAATGGGGCCGGTTCGGTATTCGGGTGAACGCCCTGGCCCCGGGGTTTTTCCCCACACGCATGACGGAGAAGGTTTTGCCCAAAGCCGAGGCCTTCTTGAAAGCCACCCTTCCCCTGGGGCGCCCCGGTAAGCCCAGGGAGCTGGGAGGAGCGGTACTCTTCCTGGCCAGCCCCGCCTCGGACTACATCACCGGGGTGGTGCTTCCCGTGGACGGGGGGGCCACGGCCCTCTAG